A stretch of Ectothiorhodospiraceae bacterium BW-2 DNA encodes these proteins:
- a CDS encoding ATPase, whose protein sequence is MKLTPQEFTQWPEKRITLLGMSGVGKTHLSTLLRRHNWFHYSGDYRIGTRYLDEPIIDMIKRQAMQVPFLCDLLRRDWISIRNNIKVHDLGPVLSYVGKPGNPQLGGLELETFIEHQARYRQAEVDAMLDVPDFIRKGQEIYGYQHFVNDVGGSLCELDDDRVLKTLIDHTLILYIEVTNEAEAQKLIERAQSDPKPLYYNPDFLQQQLASYLEQQQLQFAAEMDPDEFTRWIFPRLFHSRIPKYEAIAAPHGYTVTSEQVGQVRDEADFIELLESAIAEVC, encoded by the coding sequence ATGAAATTAACCCCACAAGAGTTTACACAGTGGCCAGAGAAGCGCATTACCCTGCTCGGTATGTCGGGCGTCGGTAAGACCCACCTCTCGACCCTGCTGCGCCGCCACAACTGGTTCCACTACTCAGGCGACTACCGTATCGGTACCCGCTATCTGGATGAGCCGATTATCGATATGATTAAGCGGCAGGCGATGCAGGTGCCGTTTTTGTGTGATCTGCTGCGCCGCGACTGGATTTCGATTCGCAACAATATCAAAGTACACGACTTAGGGCCGGTGCTAAGCTATGTTGGCAAACCCGGTAATCCACAGCTCGGCGGTCTGGAACTAGAGACCTTTATCGAGCATCAGGCTCGATATCGGCAAGCGGAGGTGGATGCGATGCTCGATGTGCCCGATTTTATTCGCAAAGGGCAGGAGATTTACGGCTACCAACACTTTGTCAACGATGTCGGCGGCAGTCTGTGTGAGCTCGATGACGATCGGGTGCTAAAGACGCTGATTGATCATACCCTCATCCTCTATATTGAGGTGACTAATGAGGCGGAGGCGCAAAAATTGATCGAAAGAGCCCAAAGCGATCCTAAACCGCTCTACTATAACCCCGACTTTCTGCAGCAGCAGCTAGCGAGCTATTTAGAGCAGCAGCAGTTACAGTTTGCCGCCGAAATGGATCCCGATGAGTTTACCCGCTGGATATTTCCGCGCCTATTCCACTCCCGTATCCCTAAGTATGAAGCGATTGCCGCACCACACGGCTACACCGTTACCTCAGAGCAGGTCGGCCAGGTGCGAGATGAGGCCGACTTTATCGAACTGCTTGAGTCAGCCATCGCGGAGGTTTGCTAA
- the efp gene encoding elongation factor P — translation MANYSTSEFRRGLKIMQDGDPCTIVDNEFVKPGKGQAFSRVKIRNLKTGRVVERTFKSGDSVEAADVVDSEMQYLYNDGQMWHFMDQESFEQIAADAAIVGEERLWLKDQDICTVTLWNGQPISVTPPNHVILRVAETEPGVRGDTATGATKPATLETGAVIQVPLFVEIDEMLKVDTRSGEYISRVRD, via the coding sequence ATGGCCAACTACAGTACCAGTGAATTTCGCCGTGGACTGAAAATTATGCAAGATGGCGATCCCTGCACGATTGTCGACAACGAGTTTGTTAAGCCGGGCAAGGGGCAGGCCTTTAGTCGGGTCAAAATTCGTAACCTGAAAACCGGTCGGGTGGTCGAGCGAACCTTTAAGTCGGGCGATTCGGTAGAGGCTGCCGATGTGGTCGATAGCGAAATGCAGTATCTCTACAACGATGGTCAGATGTGGCACTTTATGGATCAGGAGAGCTTTGAGCAGATTGCCGCCGATGCGGCCATTGTCGGTGAGGAGAGGCTGTGGCTTAAAGATCAAGATATCTGCACCGTGACGCTCTGGAATGGGCAACCGATCTCGGTGACGCCACCTAATCATGTCATCTTGCGGGTGGCGGAGACTGAGCCGGGGGTGCGCGGCGATACCGCTACCGGAGCGACTAAACCGGCCACACTGGAGACGGGGGCCGTGATTCAGGTACCGCTGTTTGTCGAGATCGATGAGATGTTAAAGGTCGATACTCGCAGTGGCGAGTATATCTCCCGAGTACGCGATTAG
- a CDS encoding sensor domain-containing phosphodiesterase yields MALEEILEIVVIDDSANHGEAVANQLRNQGLAIHTESVDSFAQLTTLLRQKAWDLLLLTPECEHFEPIAVMRTVLEQQPQLGIVIVANMATVRINLDDLLEGGAKDIIDIANPSRASHIFRRESAATRFHNELLHCRTLLQESNHRAQILANQSKEAIAYIDEGMHIYANDSYLTLFGYDDFDDLLGVPFLDMLHADSQNSFKSYLRQFQQGRPIEELFEAEGIDLATKSFPLQLSLSRISYEGEACTQIVLYNKEDSQELVRRLEEAKQRDSVTGAYTQQYFVEQFRAIVHQQNRSGHLLLISPDNLNDLRQRLGFSAIEALMSEIYHFLSQELDSSSIKQLILRTEESEPLLLARFGASGFILSLTGVDAHRSEKVAALLTATGRDTIFDLEGRTTQTTFSIAITPYHGKESNYQQVIGEADRLLEQLTAAGGNRYELYTPDVDQLTQREKEKLLAIEIRQALQNNRLLLVYQPIISLNDDPHATYEVMLRMPDLRGEQEFVAANEFFAAVHHCGLSEIVDRWVIAHALLVLKEQRQRQQYPRLFIKLSEQSLVNQTKLFHWMLPRLKSAQLRPWELVFEISEQVATEQLKQVKQFRTMLEKLKIALAINQFGEQSNHLTILQHYDSCYIKISQGLINQLAESPQAVEQINNIVQHAQQYDIQVIANAVENPQTLSRLYATGINYIVGFFIQKPSRQMDYDFNSF; encoded by the coding sequence ATGGCTCTGGAAGAGATACTGGAAATTGTCGTCATCGACGACTCTGCCAACCATGGTGAAGCGGTAGCTAACCAGCTACGCAATCAGGGGCTGGCGATTCATACCGAAAGCGTTGACTCGTTTGCACAGCTCACCACACTGCTACGGCAAAAGGCGTGGGATCTACTCCTGCTCACTCCCGAGTGCGAACACTTCGAGCCTATCGCCGTGATGCGCACAGTGTTAGAGCAGCAGCCCCAGCTAGGGATCGTCATCGTGGCGAATATGGCGACAGTGCGCATCAATCTCGATGATCTGCTCGAAGGGGGAGCCAAAGATATTATCGATATCGCCAATCCGTCCCGAGCCAGCCATATCTTTCGGCGCGAGAGCGCCGCCACTCGGTTTCATAATGAGCTACTCCACTGCCGCACGCTGCTGCAAGAGTCGAACCATCGGGCCCAAATTCTCGCCAACCAATCGAAAGAGGCGATCGCCTATATTGATGAGGGGATGCACATCTATGCTAACGACAGCTATCTTACCCTGTTTGGCTACGACGATTTCGATGATCTACTCGGTGTCCCCTTTCTCGATATGCTCCATGCCGACTCCCAAAACAGCTTCAAAAGCTATCTGCGTCAGTTTCAGCAGGGCAGACCGATAGAGGAGCTGTTTGAGGCTGAAGGGATCGATCTGGCCACCAAATCGTTTCCGCTACAACTCTCCCTCTCTCGCATCTCTTACGAAGGGGAGGCCTGTACTCAGATTGTGCTCTACAACAAAGAGGATAGTCAGGAGCTAGTGCGACGGCTAGAGGAGGCTAAACAGCGCGACAGCGTCACCGGTGCCTACACTCAGCAATACTTTGTGGAGCAGTTTCGCGCTATCGTGCACCAACAGAACCGCTCGGGGCATCTGCTGCTCATCTCCCCCGACAATCTTAACGATCTGCGCCAACGACTCGGCTTTTCGGCCATCGAGGCCTTAATGAGTGAAATTTACCACTTTTTAAGCCAAGAGCTCGACTCCTCCTCGATAAAACAGCTTATTTTACGCACCGAGGAGAGTGAACCGCTGCTACTAGCTCGATTCGGGGCTAGCGGCTTTATCCTCTCTCTGACCGGGGTCGATGCCCATCGCAGCGAAAAAGTGGCCGCCCTGCTGACAGCTACCGGTCGTGACACCATTTTTGATTTAGAGGGGCGTACTACCCAGACCACCTTCTCCATCGCCATCACCCCCTATCACGGCAAAGAGTCGAACTACCAGCAGGTCATTGGCGAAGCCGATAGATTACTAGAGCAGCTCACCGCCGCCGGCGGCAATCGCTATGAGCTCTATACCCCCGATGTCGATCAACTCACCCAGCGCGAAAAGGAGAAACTGCTGGCCATCGAAATTCGCCAAGCGCTACAAAATAACCGACTGCTGCTAGTCTATCAGCCGATTATTAGCCTCAATGACGATCCCCACGCCACCTATGAGGTCATGTTACGGATGCCCGATCTACGAGGGGAGCAGGAGTTTGTCGCTGCCAATGAGTTTTTTGCCGCAGTGCACCACTGTGGTCTCTCTGAGATCGTCGATCGCTGGGTGATAGCCCACGCGCTACTCGTGCTTAAAGAGCAGCGCCAGCGACAGCAGTATCCTCGCCTCTTTATCAAACTCTCTGAGCAGAGCCTAGTCAATCAGACCAAACTGTTCCACTGGATGCTACCCCGACTCAAGAGCGCTCAACTGCGACCTTGGGAGCTGGTCTTTGAGATAAGCGAGCAGGTAGCGACTGAGCAGTTAAAGCAGGTGAAGCAGTTTCGTACCATGCTAGAGAAGCTCAAAATAGCCTTGGCGATCAACCAATTTGGCGAACAGAGTAACCATCTCACTATTTTGCAACACTACGACTCGTGCTATATCAAAATATCCCAAGGGCTGATTAACCAACTCGCAGAGAGTCCTCAGGCGGTCGAACAGATTAACAATATCGTTCAACACGCGCAGCAATACGACATTCAAGTCATTGCCAACGCAGTCGAAAACCCGCAGACTCTCTCTCGGCTCTACGCTACCGGAATCAACTATATCGTCGGTTTCTTTATTCAAAAACCGAGCCGACAGATGGATTATGACTTTAACTCGTTTTAG
- the genX gene encoding EF-P lysine aminoacylase GenX → MWQPSADIARLRQRARLLHSLRQFFAEREVMEVDTPALSQFATVDPHIDSFVVTAPGGGERRYLHTSPEFAMKRLLAAGSGDIYQLSHVFRVGESGRYHNSEFMLLEWYRTGWHYRQLIDEVGELLQRVGLVALATVDTLDYRQLFMAKLTIDPVAATDQELQQLAEALSPKIDLTALRLSRSGWLDWLFSQHIQPQLGGEGRAVALIRYPASQASLAQLEPNDSAVAQRFEIFYRGVELANGFGELTDAVQQRQRFEAEWRQRRDEAKPLYPIDQHLLAALAQGLPECSGVAVGVDRLLMQLSESDQIDQVLSFGWRRA, encoded by the coding sequence ATGTGGCAACCCTCGGCTGATATCGCCCGACTGCGTCAGCGAGCTAGGCTGTTACACTCTCTGCGCCAATTTTTTGCCGAGCGGGAGGTGATGGAGGTCGATACCCCGGCGCTATCACAGTTTGCCACGGTCGATCCCCATATCGACTCCTTTGTTGTGACCGCGCCTGGTGGAGGGGAGAGGCGCTACCTTCACACCTCGCCTGAGTTTGCTATGAAGCGACTCTTAGCCGCCGGCAGCGGCGATATCTATCAACTAAGCCATGTCTTTCGGGTCGGGGAGAGTGGGCGCTACCATAACAGCGAATTTATGCTGTTAGAGTGGTATCGAACCGGCTGGCACTACCGGCAGTTAATTGATGAGGTGGGTGAGCTGCTACAGAGGGTGGGGCTGGTGGCTCTGGCGACAGTCGATACGCTCGACTATCGGCAGCTATTTATGGCTAAACTGACTATCGATCCTGTTGCCGCGACCGACCAGGAGCTACAACAGCTAGCAGAGGCGCTGAGCCCTAAGATCGATCTTACGGCGCTGCGGCTATCGAGATCGGGGTGGCTCGACTGGCTCTTTAGTCAACATATTCAGCCGCAGCTCGGAGGGGAGGGGAGGGCGGTCGCGCTCATTCGCTACCCCGCCTCTCAAGCCTCTTTAGCGCAGTTAGAGCCGAATGATTCTGCCGTGGCGCAGCGGTTTGAGATCTTCTATCGTGGTGTAGAGCTAGCCAACGGCTTTGGGGAGCTGACCGATGCGGTGCAGCAGCGGCAGCGATTTGAGGCGGAGTGGCGGCAGCGGCGAGATGAGGCGAAACCGCTCTACCCTATCGATCAACATCTTCTCGCAGCGCTAGCACAGGGGCTACCTGAGTGTAGCGGCGTGGCTGTCGGAGTCGATCGACTGCTGATGCAGCTCAGCGAGAGTGACCAGATAGATCAGGTGCTGTCGTTTGGTTGGCGGCGGGCCTGA
- a CDS encoding MFS transporter, whose translation MSQKKNSPFLELLITIVIPSIILMKLSGEEALGPVWALIVALSLPLGWGGYDLLRHRQFNFFAILGLISVLLTGGIGLLKLDNEWLAVKEAAIPGLIGLFVIASTFTRYSVIRLLLFNPQLINLPLVMQRLEQRGNRELFERRLTRSTWFLGGTFFFSSVMNYFLATWIVTSPSGSEAFNEELGRLTLLSYPMIALPSMVMMFIILWYIGRSVRQLAGLSFTQMLNEELQGE comes from the coding sequence ATGAGCCAGAAAAAAAATAGCCCCTTCCTTGAGCTGCTAATCACGATTGTGATTCCGTCGATCATCCTAATGAAGCTAAGTGGTGAGGAGGCGTTAGGGCCGGTATGGGCACTCATTGTGGCGCTATCGCTGCCGTTAGGGTGGGGGGGGTATGATCTGCTACGACACCGTCAATTTAACTTTTTTGCTATCTTAGGGCTCATTAGCGTGCTGTTGACCGGGGGGATCGGGCTGTTAAAGCTCGATAATGAGTGGCTGGCGGTTAAAGAGGCGGCGATTCCGGGCCTGATCGGCCTATTTGTGATCGCCTCTACCTTTACCCGCTACTCTGTGATTCGGCTGCTACTATTTAATCCGCAGCTCATTAATCTCCCCTTAGTGATGCAGCGGCTGGAGCAGCGCGGCAATCGAGAGCTATTTGAGCGGCGGTTAACGCGCTCGACTTGGTTTTTGGGGGGGACCTTTTTCTTCTCATCGGTAATGAACTATTTCTTAGCCACTTGGATTGTGACCAGCCCCTCAGGGAGCGAGGCCTTTAATGAGGAGTTAGGGCGGCTTACTCTGCTAAGTTATCCGATGATCGCGCTCCCCTCGATGGTGATGATGTTTATTATCCTCTGGTATATCGGCCGCTCGGTACGGCAGTTAGCCGGACTGAGTTTTACGCAGATGCTAAACGAGGAGCTGCAGGGAGAGTGA
- a CDS encoding homoserine O-succinyltransferase, whose protein sequence is MPLVAHNHLPTFERLRQEGVRVLTPEAARHQDIRELHIGLLNMMPDAALAATERQFLRLIGESNPIAQFYVHLFTLDELPRSDEAKAYISAYYDHFATIRQQGLDALIITGANVVGAELEQQPFWHPLIEIADWAWHHVTSTLCSCLATHAVLQFRYQQTRVRQMQKKWGVFPHRVVDPSHPLVCDINSRFDVPHSRWNAISAEQLQQAGLRLLVSGDDGCLHLATSSDGLRLVLFQGHPEYDTISLLKEYKREVILYQQGKNSHYPPFPQDYFDNYSQAILNEYRYRTEQALASGVTPPPFPERLLTPRLNNTWHDSGAAVVGNWIGLVYQLTHSDRDKPFMPWVDPDNPLMLAHQARRQPNDST, encoded by the coding sequence ATGCCACTGGTTGCCCATAATCACCTCCCTACCTTTGAGCGGCTGCGTCAGGAGGGGGTACGGGTACTGACCCCGGAGGCGGCTCGACATCAGGATATTCGCGAACTCCACATCGGGTTACTCAATATGATGCCCGATGCGGCACTGGCAGCGACTGAACGCCAGTTTCTGCGCCTCATCGGCGAGAGTAACCCGATTGCTCAGTTCTATGTCCACCTGTTTACCCTTGATGAGCTGCCACGCAGCGATGAGGCCAAAGCCTATATCAGCGCCTACTACGATCATTTTGCCACGATTCGCCAACAGGGGCTTGATGCGCTCATTATTACCGGTGCGAATGTGGTTGGTGCAGAGCTGGAGCAGCAGCCGTTCTGGCACCCATTAATCGAGATCGCCGACTGGGCTTGGCACCATGTCACCTCAACCCTCTGCTCCTGTCTAGCGACCCATGCGGTGTTGCAGTTTCGCTACCAGCAGACGCGGGTGCGCCAGATGCAGAAGAAGTGGGGGGTCTTTCCCCATCGGGTTGTCGATCCCAGCCATCCGCTGGTATGCGATATTAATAGCCGCTTTGATGTCCCCCACTCGCGCTGGAATGCTATCTCGGCAGAGCAGTTACAGCAGGCGGGGTTGCGGCTATTGGTGAGCGGCGATGACGGCTGTCTCCACCTCGCCACCAGTAGCGATGGCCTACGGCTGGTGCTGTTTCAGGGCCACCCTGAGTATGACACCATCTCGCTACTGAAAGAGTATAAACGCGAAGTGATCCTCTACCAGCAGGGCAAAAATAGCCACTACCCCCCCTTTCCGCAAGACTACTTCGATAACTACTCACAGGCTATCCTCAATGAGTACCGCTACCGTACCGAACAGGCGTTAGCTAGCGGCGTGACCCCGCCCCCCTTTCCGGAGCGGCTGTTAACCCCTAGACTCAATAACACTTGGCACGATAGTGGCGCGGCGGTGGTCGGCAACTGGATCGGGCTGGTCTATCAACTAACCCACAGTGATCGAGATAAGCCGTTTATGCCGTGGGTCGATCCCGATAACCCGCTTATGCTCGCACATCAGGCCCGCCGCCAACCAAACGACAGCACCTGA
- a CDS encoding YgiQ family radical SAM protein, producing the protein MATTPLTAPDLFTSYRPYWAKRLLPAPVLPTTREELDQLGWEACDVIIISGDALVDHPSFGAALIGRLLEAHGFRVGVIPQPNWQDSSAFQTLGPPTLWFGITAGNMDSMVNRYTADRLPRSDDAYTPNGAANARPDRATLVYAQRCREAFPEIPLVIGGIEASLRRFAHFDYWSEKVRRSLLLDTRADLLLYGNAERAVVELTHRLARKEPIHTIRDLRGSAYVCKKAPNEWQIHTVNDPDSMGPAAAHHPHIALQLPSYEQVRSDRRLYAQASRWLHLETNPHNARRLLQPHQNRLLVVNPPPIPLTTDELDRIYELPYTRRPHPRYGEARIPAYEMIRFSVNIMRGCFGGCTFCSITEHEGRIIQNRSQGSIMREIETIRDEVPGFTGTISDIGGPTANMYRLHCRSPQIEASCRRLSCLYPDICPNLNTDHSALIELYRASRAIDGIKRVMVASGVRYDLAVTSPAYIKELVTYHVGGYLKIAPEHSESATLSKMMKPSLSSYYRFKSLFDRFSKEAGKEQYLIPYFIAAHPGSDTEQMVTLALWLKQHRFRLDQVQAFLPAPLALATAMYHSGYNPLKKLDHPDTVYSAKKLTERRLQKALLRYHDPKNWPIIRQALQQLGRADLIGHGKQHLVPPPKKTEPPHRHHSRQRTILPNRRSRRR; encoded by the coding sequence ATGGCTACCACACCACTGACAGCGCCCGATCTCTTTACAAGCTACCGCCCCTACTGGGCTAAACGGCTGCTACCGGCCCCCGTGCTACCGACCACTCGGGAGGAGCTGGATCAGCTCGGCTGGGAGGCTTGTGATGTCATTATTATCTCAGGCGATGCTCTGGTCGATCACCCTAGCTTCGGGGCGGCCCTCATCGGCCGCCTCCTCGAAGCGCACGGCTTTAGGGTCGGCGTGATTCCTCAACCTAACTGGCAAGATAGCAGCGCCTTTCAAACGCTCGGCCCCCCGACCCTCTGGTTCGGTATTACCGCCGGTAACATGGATTCGATGGTCAATCGCTATACCGCCGATCGTCTCCCCCGTAGTGATGACGCCTATACCCCCAACGGCGCAGCCAATGCCCGCCCAGATAGAGCCACCCTTGTCTATGCCCAGCGCTGCCGAGAGGCGTTCCCCGAGATACCGCTTGTCATTGGCGGCATTGAGGCGAGTCTGCGCCGCTTTGCCCACTTCGACTACTGGTCGGAGAAGGTTCGGCGCTCCCTTTTGCTCGATACTCGCGCCGATCTACTACTCTACGGCAATGCAGAGCGGGCGGTGGTGGAGTTAACCCATCGCTTAGCGCGTAAAGAGCCTATCCATACCATTCGTGACCTTCGTGGCAGCGCCTATGTCTGTAAAAAAGCGCCCAATGAGTGGCAAATTCACACAGTAAACGACCCCGATAGCATGGGGCCGGCGGCAGCTCACCACCCTCACATCGCACTACAGCTCCCCTCTTATGAGCAGGTTCGTAGCGATAGACGCCTCTACGCCCAAGCCTCGCGTTGGCTCCACCTAGAGACCAACCCCCATAACGCCCGTCGCCTGCTGCAACCGCACCAAAATCGACTCCTAGTAGTCAATCCCCCCCCCATACCGCTCACCACCGATGAGCTCGATAGGATCTATGAACTCCCCTACACCCGCCGCCCCCACCCCCGCTATGGAGAGGCCCGCATTCCCGCCTACGAGATGATCCGCTTTTCGGTTAATATCATGCGCGGCTGCTTTGGCGGCTGCACCTTCTGCTCCATCACCGAACATGAGGGGCGCATTATCCAAAATCGCTCCCAAGGCTCCATTATGCGGGAGATTGAAACCATTCGCGATGAGGTGCCCGGCTTTACCGGCACCATCTCCGATATCGGCGGCCCGACCGCCAATATGTATCGCCTCCACTGCCGCTCCCCGCAGATAGAGGCCTCATGCCGACGACTATCGTGCCTCTATCCTGACATCTGTCCCAACCTAAACACGGATCACTCGGCACTGATTGAGCTCTATCGCGCGAGTCGAGCGATCGATGGCATTAAACGGGTGATGGTCGCTAGCGGGGTGCGCTACGATCTGGCGGTCACTAGCCCCGCCTATATCAAAGAGCTAGTGACCTACCATGTCGGCGGCTACCTAAAAATTGCCCCTGAGCATAGCGAGAGTGCAACGCTATCTAAAATGATGAAGCCGAGCTTAAGCAGCTACTACCGATTTAAGAGCCTATTCGATCGCTTCTCTAAAGAGGCGGGCAAAGAGCAGTATCTCATCCCCTACTTTATCGCCGCCCACCCGGGCAGCGATACCGAACAGATGGTCACACTAGCGCTCTGGCTTAAACAGCATCGCTTTCGCCTCGATCAGGTACAGGCGTTTCTACCCGCCCCCCTAGCACTCGCCACCGCGATGTATCACAGCGGCTACAACCCACTGAAAAAACTCGATCACCCCGACACCGTCTATAGCGCCAAAAAGCTCACCGAGAGGCGACTACAAAAGGCGCTGCTGCGCTACCACGACCCCAAAAACTGGCCGATCATTCGTCAAGCGCTGCAACAGCTAGGCCGTGCCGATCTCATAGGTCACGGTAAACAGCACCTAGTACCGCCCCCCAAAAAAACCGAGCCCCCTCACCGTCACCACTCTCGCCAGAGGACAATTTTGCCTAACAGACGCAGCAGACGGCGTTAA
- a CDS encoding KamA family radical SAM protein encodes MIRWRHRDRLPIPERHGADILIFKPQPLLTDNGRIGGNLLKALLIHKVPHLTIVVEILHFAIDHIGSLYRIARLKGSLDHPTGFQVTNFDPTKGLPLARLNKLVVDNRAGIAILHNFQSTAKFTGTVVGHNYRFLNLYASIKTPIIPQLATTEKTAIVTASPFIHSPECLQQLRQLSGLSATETPFPFKVSRSFAERIASGDPTDPLLLQIWPQAAEQHHSPGDRQDPVDELSHMVVPGLIHKYRHRALLTLTGQCPIHCRYCFRRHFPYPEANPKQQQLAAIIDYLGEHPEIEELIFSGGDPLMLSGGFLQQFTHRLLALPSIQRLRLHTRVPVAWPKGVSEAHIEWLSSLELPLAIVIHCNHPAEIDPAVGAALTRLRQTGAALFNQAVLLRRINDSAEILADLSKILFKHGVIPYYLNQLDRAVGVAHFEVSDQQAQQIMATLHQRLPGYLLPRLVRDTGSDGGKTPLTVPLPI; translated from the coding sequence ATGATTAGGTGGCGTCACCGAGATCGGTTGCCCATTCCAGAGCGTCACGGTGCAGATATCTTGATCTTTAAGCCACAGCCTCTCCTCACCGACAATGGCCGCATCGGCGGCAATCTGCTCAAAGCTCTCCTGATCCATAAAGTGCCACATCTGACCATCGTTGTAGAGATACTGCATTTCGCTATCGACCACATCGGCAGCCTCTACCGAATCGCCCGACTTAAAGGTTCGCTCGACCACCCGACCGGTTTTCAGGTTACGAATTTTGACCCGACTAAAGGCCTGCCCCTTGCCCGGCTTAACAAACTCGTTGTCGACAATCGTGCAGGGATCGCCATCTTGCATAATTTTCAGTCCACGGCGAAATTCACTGGTACTGTAGTTGGCCATAACTATCGTTTCCTCAATTTGTATGCTTCAATTAAAACGCCTATTATCCCACAACTTGCCACCACAGAGAAAACTGCCATTGTGACCGCCTCCCCTTTTATCCACTCTCCAGAGTGTTTACAACAGCTACGCCAGCTCTCGGGGCTGAGCGCGACTGAGACGCCCTTCCCCTTTAAAGTCAGCCGCTCCTTTGCCGAACGGATCGCTAGCGGTGACCCGACCGATCCGCTGCTACTACAGATCTGGCCCCAAGCAGCAGAGCAGCACCACTCCCCGGGCGACCGCCAAGATCCAGTCGATGAGCTCTCCCACATGGTAGTGCCGGGACTTATCCATAAATATCGCCATCGCGCCCTGCTCACCTTAACGGGTCAGTGCCCGATCCACTGCCGCTACTGTTTTCGACGCCACTTTCCCTACCCCGAGGCGAACCCGAAACAGCAGCAGCTAGCCGCCATTATCGACTATCTCGGCGAACACCCAGAGATAGAGGAGCTAATTTTTAGCGGGGGAGATCCTCTGATGTTAAGCGGAGGTTTTTTGCAACAGTTCACCCACCGCCTGCTCGCACTCCCCTCTATTCAGCGGCTGCGGCTCCACACCCGAGTGCCGGTTGCTTGGCCAAAGGGGGTGAGTGAGGCCCATATCGAGTGGCTCTCCAGCCTAGAGCTGCCGCTGGCCATTGTCATCCACTGCAACCATCCGGCTGAAATCGATCCCGCTGTCGGTGCCGCGTTAACCCGACTACGCCAAACGGGAGCGGCGCTATTTAACCAAGCGGTGCTGCTGCGCCGCATCAACGATAGCGCCGAAATTTTGGCCGATTTGAGTAAAATACTATTCAAGCACGGTGTAATCCCCTACTATCTCAACCAACTTGATCGGGCGGTGGGGGTAGCCCATTTTGAGGTCAGTGACCAACAAGCCCAACAGATTATGGCGACACTACACCAGCGACTCCCCGGCTACCTCTTGCCGCGACTGGTTCGTGACACCGGCAGCGACGGCGGTAAGACCCCGTTAACCGTCCCCTTACCCATTTAG